A single window of Sphingobacterium sp. ML3W DNA harbors:
- a CDS encoding glycine betaine ABC transporter substrate-binding protein — MRKLKIVLIWSVILLLSACSPVKNRKYINVGMVDGWAEGVAMTYVAKAVLEELDYHVVIQRATPDMILASMNNGDTDLYMDVWLPLTHGDKIAKFPNLVELGTSYDHAKNGLVVPDYVTINAIEELKDHEVQFKKQIIGIEKGAGITAAVDRTIEEYGLNYRQVNSSTVAMITELQNAIKEHRWIVVAGWQPHWMFGKMKLKFLEDSKKSLGTTEQIKIYSRKEFPLDQPELTHFFSHVHFELETMSDLLTKMEASKDKEATAKVWVDENRSLVNEWLKGES; from the coding sequence ATGAGAAAATTAAAAATAGTATTGATATGGAGCGTTATTTTACTGCTAAGTGCATGTAGTCCTGTCAAGAATAGAAAATACATTAACGTTGGAATGGTTGACGGGTGGGCAGAAGGTGTCGCTATGACTTATGTAGCCAAAGCGGTTCTCGAAGAGTTGGACTACCATGTCGTGATTCAGAGGGCGACTCCAGATATGATATTAGCTTCCATGAATAATGGGGATACAGATCTTTATATGGATGTCTGGCTTCCATTAACTCATGGTGATAAAATTGCTAAATTCCCAAATCTTGTAGAATTGGGAACTAGTTATGATCACGCGAAGAATGGACTTGTAGTACCAGATTATGTTACGATTAATGCAATTGAAGAATTAAAAGACCATGAGGTACAATTTAAAAAGCAGATTATTGGAATCGAAAAGGGTGCGGGTATTACTGCAGCAGTGGATCGGACGATAGAAGAGTATGGTTTGAATTACAGGCAGGTGAATTCATCTACTGTGGCTATGATTACTGAATTGCAAAATGCAATTAAGGAGCATCGTTGGATTGTAGTTGCTGGTTGGCAGCCACATTGGATGTTTGGTAAGATGAAATTGAAGTTTTTGGAAGATTCAAAAAAATCTTTAGGAACGACAGAGCAAATTAAAATTTACTCAAGGAAAGAGTTTCCTCTTGATCAGCCTGAACTCACACATTTCTTTTCGCATGTTCATTTTGAACTTGAAACAATGTCCGATTTGTTAACGAAAATGGAAGCCAGCAAGGATAAAGAGGCGACGGCTAAAGTTTGGGTTGATGAAAATAGATCTTTAGTCAACGAATGGCTGAAGGGCGAATCTTAA
- a CDS encoding ABC transporter permease, with protein sequence MSKVIDIGQYIEVLVNWLTDNLKPLFDVIKNTGNSSILGIEWVLLAIPFFIVIALFTSLAWWKSGKGVAVTTLVGLTLIYLMGFWRETMETLALVLVATLTALVASVPLGIWAAKNKLAAKIIRPMLDLMQTMPAFVYLIPAVLFFSIGKVPGAFATIIFAMPPAVRLTTLGIEAVPKDIVEAARAFGATNRQILFKVELPLATKTILAGINQTILLSLSMVVIAGMIAAGGLGEKVLEGINNLDIGLGFESGLSVVILAIILDRITQGFVKNKK encoded by the coding sequence ATGAGTAAAGTAATAGATATAGGTCAGTATATAGAGGTACTTGTCAATTGGTTGACAGATAACTTGAAACCGTTGTTCGATGTTATTAAGAACACGGGGAATTCTTCCATTCTGGGGATTGAATGGGTACTCTTAGCCATTCCATTTTTCATAGTAATAGCTCTTTTTACCAGCCTAGCGTGGTGGAAATCAGGTAAAGGTGTGGCAGTAACCACATTGGTGGGGTTGACATTGATTTACTTAATGGGATTTTGGCGGGAAACTATGGAGACTCTAGCCCTTGTCTTGGTAGCAACCTTGACAGCTTTGGTTGCTTCAGTTCCACTAGGGATATGGGCTGCGAAGAATAAACTTGCTGCTAAAATTATCCGCCCAATGCTAGATTTAATGCAAACAATGCCCGCTTTTGTATATTTGATACCAGCGGTATTATTTTTTAGTATCGGAAAAGTACCTGGGGCATTTGCAACGATTATTTTCGCGATGCCACCAGCAGTTCGCTTGACTACGTTGGGAATAGAAGCTGTGCCGAAAGACATAGTAGAGGCCGCCCGTGCTTTTGGTGCCACCAATAGGCAAATTTTATTTAAAGTTGAATTACCATTGGCGACCAAAACTATTTTAGCAGGAATAAACCAGACCATATTATTATCGCTATCGATGGTCGTTATAGCCGGAATGATTGCTGCAGGAGGTTTAGGTGAGAAGGTTCTTGAAGGGATTAACAATTTAGATATAGGTCTTGGTTTTGAAAGTGGTTTATCTGTTGTGATTTTAGCAATTATTCTGGATCGGATAACTCAGGGTTTTGTTAAGAATAAAAAATAA
- a CDS encoding glycine betaine/L-proline ABC transporter ATP-binding protein, with the protein MDNSRKVKIKVEDLTIVFGKQKKQALKLLDEGYSKKTILEKTGCTIGINKANFEIYEGEFFVIMGLSGSGKSTLLRCLNRLNEPTMGKVFINDDDITSKNNKELLQVRRTEMSMVFQKFGLLPHHTVLNNAAFGLEIRGEDKETREAKAQSALEIVGLSGFEQQFPSQLSGGMQQRVGLARALANDPEVLLMDEAFSALDPLIKSEMQDQLLDLQDTLQKTIVFITHDLDEAIKLGDRIVIMKDGVIEQIGRAEDILTNPASDYVKAFVDKVDRKSIITAGSLMFEKLTVVRFKKDGPEGALRKMRSTGMDILPVVDLHDTFLGFVNINEVIQSAKRKEPTVASIIHSNVPSVFKDVTVEEMLPLISETKSPIAVVNDQNRLLGIVTQTSLIIEATRFNEEEINELKEKANNQ; encoded by the coding sequence ATGGATAATAGTAGAAAAGTTAAGATAAAAGTCGAAGACTTAACCATTGTTTTCGGTAAGCAGAAAAAGCAAGCACTTAAATTACTGGATGAAGGTTATTCAAAGAAAACTATTCTAGAAAAAACGGGATGTACAATAGGTATCAATAAAGCTAATTTTGAAATCTATGAGGGCGAATTTTTTGTTATCATGGGACTGTCCGGTAGTGGTAAGTCTACTTTGTTACGCTGTTTGAACCGCTTGAACGAACCGACCATGGGTAAAGTTTTTATCAATGACGATGATATTACGAGTAAGAATAATAAGGAGCTTTTGCAAGTAAGAAGAACTGAAATGAGCATGGTTTTTCAAAAGTTTGGTTTGCTTCCCCATCATACAGTCTTGAATAATGCAGCTTTTGGTTTAGAAATAAGGGGGGAGGATAAAGAAACAAGAGAAGCTAAGGCTCAAAGTGCTCTTGAAATTGTAGGATTAAGCGGGTTTGAACAACAATTTCCATCCCAGCTTTCAGGCGGTATGCAGCAACGCGTAGGATTGGCCCGAGCTTTAGCAAATGACCCCGAGGTCTTACTCATGGATGAAGCTTTTTCGGCATTAGATCCTTTGATTAAATCTGAAATGCAGGATCAGTTACTTGACCTACAAGATACTTTGCAGAAAACAATTGTTTTCATAACCCACGATTTGGATGAAGCAATCAAGTTAGGTGATCGTATCGTAATTATGAAAGACGGTGTTATTGAGCAAATAGGTAGAGCAGAGGATATCTTGACAAACCCGGCAAGTGATTATGTGAAAGCTTTTGTAGATAAAGTAGATCGTAAATCTATCATCACAGCGGGTTCACTAATGTTTGAAAAATTAACAGTCGTACGTTTTAAAAAGGATGGACCTGAAGGTGCACTTCGTAAAATGCGATCCACAGGGATGGATATTCTACCCGTTGTAGATTTACATGATACATTTTTGGGCTTTGTAAATATTAATGAGGTTATTCAATCGGCGAAACGCAAAGAGCCAACAGTAGCCTCTATTATTCATTCGAATGTACCCTCAGTTTTTAAAGATGTAACAGTTGAGGAGATGTTGCCTTTGATTTCAGAAACTAAATCTCCGATTGCAGTCGTCAATGATCAGAACAGACTGTTGGGAATAGTGACGCAAACATCGCTCATTATCGAAGCAACTAGATTTAATGAAGAGGAAATTAACGAATTAAAAGAAAAAGCAAATAATCAATAA
- a CDS encoding Gfo/Idh/MocA family protein, whose translation MNDKKIFWGIIGCGDVTEQKSGPAFNKIKDSKLLAVMRRNADKAADYAHRHQVEFWYSDADSLLSNPLVNAIYIATPPSSHLEYAIRALKLGKAVYVEKPVTINAREATLLGKAVHQYNGKLVVAHYRRKLPMFLKIKKMIDEGVIGTIRIVTLRLWQNRTHALATKEEVGWRTNAEISGGGYFLDLSPHQLDLMLYFFGPPLSYSGFSQIQVSNQQVADQTTGTILFDNKILFNGSWCFNVAKQDEIDCCEIIGDSGSLRFSIFGNKLIIKNENGEQEFSFTHPENIEYPMIRSAVNYFLDSESNPSSIEEAIILMKIIDNFAKVI comes from the coding sequence ATGAACGATAAAAAAATATTTTGGGGAATTATTGGTTGTGGAGACGTTACTGAACAGAAGAGTGGTCCAGCATTTAATAAAATAAAGGATAGTAAGCTTTTGGCCGTAATGCGTAGAAATGCTGACAAGGCAGCTGATTATGCCCACCGCCATCAAGTGGAATTTTGGTATTCAGATGCGGATAGTTTGTTAAGTAACCCATTAGTCAATGCGATTTACATTGCGACTCCACCTTCTTCACATCTTGAATATGCAATACGTGCTCTAAAACTAGGTAAAGCTGTTTATGTCGAAAAACCTGTTACTATCAATGCCAGGGAAGCTACGTTATTAGGAAAAGCTGTTCATCAATATAATGGTAAACTTGTAGTGGCACATTACAGAAGGAAACTTCCTATGTTTTTGAAAATCAAAAAAATGATTGATGAAGGCGTGATAGGTACCATCCGTATAGTTACGTTGCGACTATGGCAGAATAGGACCCATGCCTTGGCTACAAAGGAAGAAGTCGGTTGGAGGACTAATGCTGAAATATCGGGTGGGGGATATTTCTTAGACCTTTCCCCCCATCAATTGGATTTGATGCTTTATTTCTTTGGCCCTCCTTTATCTTATAGTGGTTTTAGTCAGATACAGGTTTCTAACCAGCAGGTTGCAGACCAAACTACGGGTACTATTTTATTCGACAACAAAATCTTATTTAACGGTAGTTGGTGTTTTAATGTTGCTAAACAAGACGAAATCGACTGCTGTGAAATTATAGGAGATTCGGGGAGCTTGAGGTTTTCCATATTTGGAAATAAGCTGATTATAAAAAATGAGAACGGAGAACAGGAATTTTCCTTTACTCATCCTGAAAATATTGAATACCCTATGATAAGGAGTGCAGTGAATTATTTTTTGGATAGCGAGTCAAATCCTTCTTCAATAGAGGAAGCTATCATTTTAATGAAAATCATAGATAATTTTGCTAAGGTTATTTGA
- a CDS encoding acyl-CoA dehydrogenase family protein has translation MFDKIRSILKLLKTVDLEKLQQVSQKVDLGQVLHAVSKMDDNQLKGAMKLLTATGKQKELPPINGDFYHVESKLSPEDRLTQLKVREFMEKEISPIVNNYWLRDEFPFEIIEKFAALNICGYTYEGYGCAGGSSLMEGVIAAEIARVDASIATFFGVQSGLAMGSIYLCGSAEQKEEWLPRMQQMKIIGAFGLTEPEVGSGAAGGLTCTCKKTARGWVLNGQKKWIGNATFSDITIIWARDLDDGQVKGFIVRKENTGFAVEKIKGKMALRIVQNGLITLTDCLVTESDRLQNANSFKDTAKVLQMTRAGVAWMAVGCARGAYENALDYTRKRKQFGKPIASFQLIQNHLVEMLSNLTAMQTLVYRLSELQDNGELKDEHASLAKVFCSLRTRDIVSKAREVMGGNGILLEYNVARFLADAEAIYSYEGTKEINSLIVGRSITGFSAFV, from the coding sequence ATGTTTGATAAAATTAGAAGCATATTGAAATTACTGAAAACAGTTGATTTAGAAAAATTGCAACAGGTTTCTCAAAAAGTTGATTTAGGTCAGGTCCTACATGCGGTATCCAAAATGGATGATAACCAACTGAAGGGAGCTATGAAATTACTCACTGCAACGGGTAAGCAAAAAGAATTACCTCCTATAAACGGGGATTTTTATCATGTGGAATCGAAATTATCACCAGAAGACCGGTTGACACAATTGAAAGTTCGCGAATTTATGGAGAAAGAAATCAGCCCAATTGTTAATAATTATTGGCTGAGAGATGAATTTCCTTTTGAAATTATTGAAAAATTTGCAGCATTAAATATCTGTGGATATACATATGAAGGATATGGGTGTGCAGGAGGAAGTTCTTTGATGGAGGGTGTAATTGCTGCGGAAATCGCGCGTGTGGATGCCTCAATTGCTACTTTTTTCGGTGTCCAAAGTGGCTTAGCTATGGGGTCAATATATTTATGTGGATCCGCTGAACAAAAAGAAGAATGGTTGCCTCGTATGCAGCAGATGAAAATAATTGGTGCTTTCGGGTTGACGGAACCTGAGGTAGGATCTGGAGCTGCGGGAGGGTTGACCTGTACGTGTAAAAAGACAGCGAGAGGTTGGGTGTTAAATGGACAGAAAAAGTGGATTGGCAATGCTACATTTTCAGATATAACTATTATATGGGCACGAGATCTTGATGATGGACAAGTTAAAGGATTCATCGTACGAAAAGAAAATACTGGTTTTGCTGTTGAAAAGATTAAGGGCAAAATGGCATTACGTATCGTTCAAAATGGATTAATCACCCTCACTGATTGTTTAGTTACAGAATCTGATCGATTACAAAATGCAAATAGCTTTAAAGATACTGCAAAAGTCTTGCAGATGACCCGGGCAGGAGTAGCATGGATGGCGGTCGGTTGTGCCAGAGGGGCATATGAGAATGCTTTAGATTATACAAGAAAAAGGAAACAGTTTGGCAAACCAATTGCTTCGTTTCAATTGATTCAAAATCACTTGGTTGAGATGTTGTCAAATTTGACAGCAATGCAAACTTTGGTTTATCGCTTATCCGAATTACAAGATAATGGCGAGTTGAAAGATGAGCATGCTTCATTAGCTAAAGTTTTTTGCTCCTTACGAACTAGAGATATTGTATCAAAGGCTAGAGAAGTGATGGGTGGAAATGGAATTTTATTGGAATATAACGTTGCACGTTTTTTAGCTGATGCCGAAGCCATTTATTCTTACGAAGGTACTAAAGAGATTAACTCGTTAATAGTGGGCAGAAGTATTACTGGTTTTAGCGCATTTGTTTAA
- the purB gene encoding adenylosuccinate lyase — MALSSLTAVSPVDGRYYNATQELAAYFSEFALIKHRVLVEVEYFIALSQSGIEQLGHFDGSLNEKLRDIYRNFTEEDAIWIKNTEKVTNHDVKAVEYFLKDQFEKLGLHDSLEFIHFGLTSQDINNTAIPYSWKAAVADVYTPAIEELINRLTTLSSEWSHVSMLARTHGQPASPTRLGKEIKVFVERLQRQFEQLNAIPYSAKFGGATGNFNAHHVAYPQTDWVDFGNKFVNESLGLNRSQTTTQIEHYDNFAASCDAFKRINTILIDLCRDIWTYVSMEYFKQKITAGQIGSSAMPHKVNPIDFENAEGNLGIANALFEHLAAKLPISRLQRDLTDSTVLRNIGVPFAHTLIAIKSTLRGLNKLILNENALKADLNNNWAVVAEAIQTVLRREGYPKPYEALKDLTRTNTHVTEETIAEFVNNLNVTDKIKAELKSITPSNYTGVTL; from the coding sequence ATGGCCTTATCATCGCTCACCGCCGTATCTCCAGTAGACGGTCGTTATTATAACGCAACTCAAGAATTAGCGGCTTATTTTTCAGAATTTGCGTTAATCAAACACAGAGTTTTAGTAGAAGTTGAATATTTCATTGCCCTTTCACAATCAGGAATTGAACAGTTAGGTCATTTTGATGGATCTCTTAATGAAAAACTACGCGATATTTATAGAAATTTTACAGAAGAGGATGCTATTTGGATTAAAAATACTGAAAAGGTTACCAACCATGATGTAAAAGCAGTTGAATATTTTTTGAAAGATCAATTCGAAAAACTAGGCCTACATGATTCCTTAGAATTTATTCATTTTGGTTTAACCTCTCAAGATATCAACAATACAGCAATACCATATTCTTGGAAAGCTGCTGTTGCAGATGTCTATACCCCTGCGATTGAAGAGTTGATAAACAGATTAACGACATTATCTTCAGAGTGGTCTCATGTATCGATGTTGGCACGTACGCATGGGCAACCCGCCTCTCCAACTCGATTAGGTAAAGAAATCAAGGTTTTTGTAGAACGTTTACAACGCCAATTTGAACAATTGAATGCGATACCATATTCTGCAAAATTTGGCGGTGCCACAGGTAACTTCAATGCACATCATGTAGCATATCCTCAGACGGATTGGGTCGATTTTGGAAATAAATTTGTTAATGAATCTCTAGGATTAAACCGTTCACAAACAACTACTCAAATTGAGCATTACGATAATTTTGCTGCTAGTTGCGATGCATTCAAACGCATTAATACGATTTTAATCGATTTATGTCGCGACATCTGGACATACGTTTCAATGGAGTACTTTAAGCAAAAAATAACTGCTGGACAAATTGGTTCTTCTGCAATGCCACATAAGGTCAATCCAATTGATTTTGAAAATGCAGAAGGAAATTTAGGAATCGCAAATGCACTATTTGAACATTTAGCTGCAAAACTACCTATCTCACGTTTACAACGTGATTTAACAGATTCAACTGTACTCCGAAATATAGGCGTTCCCTTTGCACATACACTTATTGCCATCAAATCAACGTTAAGAGGTCTAAATAAATTGATTTTGAATGAAAATGCCCTAAAAGCAGATTTAAATAACAATTGGGCTGTTGTTGCGGAAGCGATTCAAACAGTGCTGAGAAGAGAGGGGTATCCTAAACCTTATGAGGCTCTGAAAGATTTAACACGTACAAATACGCATGTAACGGAAGAAACGATTGCTGAATTTGTTAACAATTTAAATGTTACTGATAAAATAAAAGCGGAATTAAAATCAATCACTCCGTCTAACTATACGGGTGTAACACTTTAA
- a CDS encoding NifU family protein has product MATINVYTESTPNPSTMKFLVNKLLINGSLDYADKDKAQESAFAKELFKFNFVNGVFFASNFVTITKSEDAEWSDIEALLKDFIKGAIESELAVKPIEHTEEVAFEGTEVEIKIQQVLHDYVRPAVEQDGGAIAYKSFNDGTVTVELRGSCSGCPSSSITLKSGIEGLMKRMVPEVVEVVAEAM; this is encoded by the coding sequence ATGGCAACAATTAACGTATATACAGAATCCACTCCAAATCCATCTACGATGAAATTTTTGGTCAATAAGTTATTGATCAACGGTAGTTTGGATTATGCAGATAAGGATAAAGCACAAGAATCTGCCTTTGCAAAAGAATTATTTAAATTCAATTTTGTAAATGGTGTATTTTTCGCAAGTAACTTTGTGACAATCACAAAAAGTGAGGATGCTGAATGGAGCGATATCGAAGCGCTTTTAAAAGACTTTATTAAGGGTGCTATCGAATCTGAGCTTGCTGTAAAACCTATTGAACATACGGAAGAAGTGGCTTTTGAAGGTACAGAGGTTGAAATTAAAATTCAACAAGTTTTACATGACTATGTACGCCCTGCTGTAGAGCAAGATGGTGGAGCAATTGCTTACAAATCTTTTAATGATGGTACCGTGACTGTAGAACTACGTGGCTCATGCAGTGGCTGTCCTTCTTCCAGTATTACTTTAAAATCTGGTATTGAAGGTTTAATGAAACGCATGGTTCCAGAAGTTGTAGAAGTTGTAGCGGAAGCGATGTAA
- a CDS encoding transketolase, with protein MSADINKLEQIASQVRRDIVRMVHACQSGHPGGSLGCTDYFVALYFNTMKHNPSFNMDGIGEDLFFLSNGHISPVFYSTLARAGYFEVSELATFRKINTRLQGHPTTHDNLPGIRIASGSLGQGLSAGIGAAQAKKLNKDSNLVYVLMGDGELQEGQVWEAAMYAPHNKIDNLIATVDYNRAQIDGSTDQVLSLGDLRAKWEAFGWDVLEVEKGNDMASVVAGLEEAKAHTGKGKPVIILLHTEMGNGVDFMMGSHKWHGVAPNNDQLASALGQLTETLGDY; from the coding sequence ATGAGTGCAGATATCAATAAACTAGAACAAATTGCATCACAAGTAAGACGTGACATCGTACGTATGGTACATGCTTGTCAATCTGGCCACCCAGGTGGTTCATTAGGTTGTACGGATTACTTTGTAGCCCTTTATTTCAATACGATGAAACATAATCCATCTTTCAATATGGATGGCATCGGAGAAGATTTATTTTTCTTATCAAATGGTCACATTTCACCAGTTTTTTACAGTACCCTTGCTCGTGCAGGATACTTTGAAGTAAGTGAGTTGGCAACTTTTAGAAAAATCAACACTCGTCTTCAAGGGCACCCGACAACTCACGATAACCTTCCTGGTATTCGTATTGCATCTGGTTCATTAGGTCAGGGACTTTCTGCTGGAATTGGTGCTGCTCAAGCAAAAAAATTAAACAAAGATTCAAACCTTGTTTATGTTTTAATGGGAGATGGCGAATTGCAAGAAGGTCAGGTTTGGGAAGCAGCAATGTATGCTCCTCATAATAAAATTGACAATCTAATTGCAACAGTTGATTACAACCGTGCTCAAATAGATGGTTCTACAGATCAAGTACTTTCTTTAGGAGATCTTCGTGCTAAATGGGAAGCTTTCGGTTGGGATGTATTAGAAGTAGAAAAAGGTAATGATATGGCTTCTGTAGTTGCTGGTCTTGAAGAAGCTAAAGCTCATACAGGAAAGGGAAAACCCGTAATTATATTATTGCATACTGAAATGGGGAACGGTGTTGACTTCATGATGGGATCTCACAAATGGCATGGTGTAGCTCCTAACAATGACCAATTAGCTTCTGCTTTAGGTCAATTAACAGAAACTTTAGGCGATTATTAA
- a CDS encoding transketolase family protein, protein MKKYTFTESKDTRSGFGAGLLEAGKQNENVVALCADLIGSLKMNDFINEFPDRFFQIGIAEANMMGIAAGLTIGGKVPFTGTFANFSTGRVYDQIRQSIAYSNKNVKIAASHAGLTLGEDGATHQILEDIGLMKMLPGMTVINPCDYNQTKAATIAVAKHEGPVYLRFGRPVVPNFTPADQEFVIGKAITLNEGTDVTIIATGHLVWEAIQAGEQLAALGIDAEIINIHTIKPLDEEAILKSVAKTKCVVTAEEHNRLGGLGDSVAQVLAKNLPSPQEFVAVDDSFGESGTPAQLMEKYGLNAAAIVAAVQRVINRK, encoded by the coding sequence ATGAAAAAATATACTTTCACAGAATCAAAAGATACCCGTTCAGGATTTGGAGCTGGATTATTAGAAGCAGGTAAACAAAACGAAAATGTTGTTGCTTTATGTGCTGACTTAATCGGGTCATTAAAAATGAACGATTTTATAAACGAATTTCCAGATCGTTTTTTCCAAATTGGCATTGCTGAGGCTAACATGATGGGAATTGCTGCTGGTTTGACAATTGGTGGTAAAGTTCCATTTACTGGTACTTTCGCTAACTTTTCAACAGGTCGTGTATACGATCAAATTCGTCAATCAATCGCCTACTCTAATAAAAATGTTAAAATAGCAGCTTCACACGCTGGTTTAACTTTAGGAGAAGATGGCGCTACTCACCAAATCCTAGAAGATATTGGTTTGATGAAAATGTTACCTGGAATGACAGTGATTAATCCATGCGATTACAATCAAACTAAAGCTGCAACTATTGCTGTTGCAAAACATGAGGGACCTGTATATTTACGTTTTGGCCGTCCGGTAGTTCCAAATTTCACGCCTGCTGATCAAGAATTTGTAATTGGAAAAGCAATTACATTGAATGAAGGTACTGATGTAACAATTATTGCAACAGGACATTTAGTATGGGAAGCTATCCAAGCTGGTGAGCAATTAGCAGCATTAGGAATTGATGCTGAAATCATCAATATCCATACGATTAAACCATTGGATGAAGAAGCAATCCTAAAGTCAGTAGCTAAAACGAAATGTGTTGTTACTGCTGAGGAGCACAATCGTTTAGGTGGATTGGGTGATAGTGTTGCGCAAGTATTAGCTAAAAACTTACCAAGCCCGCAAGAATTTGTAGCTGTAGATGATAGCTTTGGTGAATCAGGTACTCCTGCTCAATTAATGGAAAAATATGGCTTGAATGCTGCTGCAATTGTTGCTGCTGTTCAACGCGTTATTAACAGAAAATAA
- a CDS encoding RNA polymerase sigma factor → MEDALIISKFANEATREEAFNHLLTKYQQKIYWHVRRMVIDHDDADDVVQDIFIKVWRNLANFREDSQLYTWLYRIATNECITFLNKKKLKQNISLDDDSSAYLADSLSSGSYFSGDKAQMKLQQALLTLPEKQKLVFNMKYFDDMKYDEISEVLGTSVGALKASYHLAVKKIEAFFHNND, encoded by the coding sequence ATGGAAGATGCTTTAATTATTTCAAAATTTGCGAACGAAGCTACTCGCGAAGAAGCATTTAATCATCTGCTTACGAAATACCAGCAAAAAATCTATTGGCATGTGAGAAGAATGGTCATTGATCATGATGACGCGGATGACGTTGTTCAAGACATTTTTATCAAAGTCTGGCGCAATTTGGCAAATTTCCGTGAAGACTCTCAATTGTATACGTGGCTTTATCGCATCGCGACCAATGAGTGTATTACATTCTTAAATAAGAAAAAACTTAAGCAGAACATATCGTTAGATGACGATAGTTCTGCTTATTTAGCAGACTCTTTATCTAGCGGTAGCTATTTCAGTGGTGATAAAGCACAAATGAAATTACAACAAGCTTTATTAACCTTACCAGAAAAACAAAAACTTGTCTTCAACATGAAGTACTTCGATGATATGAAATATGATGAAATATCTGAAGTATTGGGAACTAGTGTTGGAGCTTTAAAAGCATCGTATCATTTAGCCGTAAAAAAAATAGAAGCTTTTTTTCATAACAACGATTAA
- a CDS encoding aspartate aminotransferase family protein yields MLSNRELFLLNTAQTSNSPRMIEIAKAEGVYLYGPNGEEYMDLVSGFNVSNIGHRNPKVIQAIQKQLEKYLHVTVYGEFVQAPQVEFATDLLAILPKHFQSVYFTNSGAEAVEGSMKVAKRFTGRRQIIAAKKAYHGSTQGALSLIGNEQYHSAYAPLLPEIEFITFNDVSDLKLITEKTAAVIIEAIQGEAGVRVPDVDYMQALRKRCDETGTLLIFDEIQTGFGRTGKLFAFEHYGMVPDILMLAKGIGGGMPLGAFVASKEVMDVIKDNPMLGHITTFGGHPVSCAAAKASLEVILENKLVEQVAEKEQLFKSLLKHSKIKEIRGKGLMMCLQLENFDQVYNVSNYCAQQGIMIDWYLHCETALRVAPPLTISNEEIEKACKIILAGIEKYA; encoded by the coding sequence ATGTTAAGTAACCGCGAACTTTTTTTGCTAAATACTGCTCAAACTTCCAATTCTCCTAGAATGATTGAAATTGCAAAAGCGGAGGGAGTTTATTTATATGGGCCAAATGGCGAAGAATATATGGATTTAGTATCTGGATTCAATGTAAGTAATATAGGGCATAGAAATCCAAAAGTTATTCAAGCAATCCAAAAACAACTTGAAAAATATTTACATGTTACTGTATACGGAGAGTTTGTACAAGCACCGCAGGTAGAGTTTGCTACTGATTTATTAGCGATACTTCCCAAACACTTTCAATCTGTCTATTTTACGAACTCTGGAGCCGAAGCTGTGGAGGGAAGTATGAAAGTTGCTAAGCGTTTTACAGGTAGAAGACAAATTATAGCTGCTAAAAAAGCTTATCACGGCAGTACACAGGGAGCGCTAAGTCTTATTGGTAATGAACAATATCATAGTGCATATGCTCCACTACTACCAGAAATAGAATTTATAACATTTAATGATGTTTCAGATCTAAAGCTAATAACTGAAAAAACTGCGGCAGTAATTATTGAGGCTATTCAAGGTGAAGCTGGTGTACGTGTACCTGATGTTGACTATATGCAAGCATTACGAAAACGCTGCGATGAAACAGGAACATTATTAATCTTCGATGAGATTCAAACCGGTTTTGGAAGAACAGGAAAGTTATTCGCTTTCGAACATTATGGTATGGTACCAGACATCTTGATGCTTGCCAAAGGTATTGGAGGTGGTATGCCTTTGGGTGCATTTGTAGCTTCTAAAGAAGTTATGGATGTAATTAAAGACAATCCCATGCTAGGCCATATCACTACATTTGGAGGGCACCCCGTCAGTTGTGCTGCTGCAAAAGCATCACTGGAGGTCATATTAGAAAATAAATTAGTAGAACAAGTAGCTGAAAAAGAACAACTATTTAAAAGTCTATTAAAACATTCTAAAATCAAAGAAATTAGAGGAAAAGGACTCATGATGTGTCTCCAACTTGAAAATTTTGATCAAGTATATAATGTAAGTAATTATTGTGCACAACAAGGGATCATGATTGATTGGTATCTCCACTGCGAAACAGCATTGCGAGTAGCACCTCCTTTGACCATATCAAATGAAGAAATTGAGAAGGCTTGCAAAATTATCCTAGCAGGTATAGAAAAATATGCTTAG